Within Wyeomyia smithii strain HCP4-BCI-WySm-NY-G18 chromosome 2, ASM2978416v1, whole genome shotgun sequence, the genomic segment ataacaataatgataataataacaataataataataataacaataataataataataataataataataataataataataataataataataataataataataataataataattataataataataataataataataataataataataataataataataataataataataataataataacaataataataataataataattataataataataataacaataataataataataacaataataataataattacaataataataataatcataataataataataataataataataataataataataataataataataataataataataataataataataataataataataataataataataataataataataataataataataataataataataataataataataataataataataataataataataataataataataataataataataataataataataataataataataataataataataataataataataataataataataataataataataataataataataataataataataataataataataataataataataataataataataataataataataataataataataataataataataataataataaaaataataataatacatcattctgtgccgaacacgcatcagtatcggacgtgtgatcggtgatcgctccgatagaatataaaacaaaagacgtgtgaacaagtgttggcattgtttgcctggtcgagtgaaataaatccgggttcatggtcgcgcctttgtgcaactgtttcgcatcgtgactaccagctggtgtgtaagccgatttggctgctggctgaattgtgctacagcagtggaagagacacaaaagaggaaaaagaagaagccatcagttgacagtgagttgtatcgctgtgtggagtgatctcacacctggctcgctgctggtggctgtttggtgctgctgtattggtgctgctggctgtaacggctgcaacttcgaacgatcggacaatcaaccttactggaagggagaagtaaaaaggtgcgtgctcttgtcggcgctagtgcgctagacttagcgggatggatgtagatccctcgcctcccgcgcctccatccccgaacccctctgaccctgacccttctgttaccccctcccctgttcattcttcagtcccccctcgccccaggctttacccagacggagcccagggcagctatactgtctattttcggccaaaggcgggaccgaaatcgaaacagttgaacctcatgcagatttctaaagacctgacgaaggagtacaagggcgtgaccgaaatttccaaggtccggcttaacaagctccgtgtcatggtcagtaacctgaaagaggccaacgatatagctggctctgagctcttcacacgcgagtatcgcgtttacatacccgcacgagacgtggagatcgacggtgtcataaccgattcgagtctgtccgtcgagtgtatactgaaaaAAGCCaatgggtgctttaagaacaaaacctgtcccgatgtaaaggtgctcgactgcaagcaattgcggtcagcatcgatcatcggtggcaaaacagtatacaccccgtcagactcgtttcgagttacgttcgccgggtcagcgctaccaagctacgtctcgatccaccgggttcgtctccctgtgcgattatatgtgcctcgcgtcatgaactgcctgaattgtaagcagttaggccacaccgccgcctactgctgcaataaggcacgttgaggcaagtgtggggagaatcatgcggatgattcctgcagtaaaaaactgaaaaatgcattcactgtggggagagtcagcatgagctctcgacatgtgcggtgtacatgcagcgcagggataaaataaagaggtctctcaaagagcgttcgaagcgttcttacgctgagatgctgaagaagaccgttaccacttcctccattacatcaaacccttttgatctgttgtcctctgatgaaaccgattctgacgattcaccagcgggaacatcttacgccaatcctggggagtctagaaagaggaaaaatatttcctctcctaaacttcccagaaaaggtcctaagatttctcaaagtgaaatgaaagttacaagca encodes:
- the LOC129724659 gene encoding probable serine/threonine-protein kinase clkA gives rise to the protein NNNNNNNNNNNNNNNNNNNNNNNNNNYNNNNNNNNNNNNNNNNYNNNNNHNNNNNNNNNNNNNNNNNNNNNNNNNNNNNNNNNNNNNNNNNNNNNNNNNNNNNNNNNNNNNNNNNNNNNNNNNNNNNNNNNNNNNNNNNNNNNNNNNNNNNNNNNNNNNNSTDRLESVITPSISTSRNNNNNNNNNNINNNNNNNNNNDNDNNNNNNNNNNNNNNNNNNNNNNNNNNNNNNNNNNNNNNNNNNNNNNNNHNNNNNNNNNNNNN